From the genome of Diorhabda sublineata isolate icDioSubl1.1 chromosome Y, icDioSubl1.1, whole genome shotgun sequence, one region includes:
- the LOC130451928 gene encoding uncharacterized protein LOC130451928 yields the protein MSPNIRLEEFQHLLNELKNSIATRKNKCLIYGDFNAKSMMWNSTSNDSRGDILSEWASELNLISLNTGCEPTFRRGQSCSIIDITFAATNIAPLVTNWRVSEEENLTDHNYIYFDIAIKKDSVRTKIKSRGWRVDTTQMDYFINELRSKLPPREQTLKPERLIENISHACDNTFQRKGIPSDRKKPAYWWSAEIAKLGKNALHGREI from the coding sequence ATGTCGCCAAATATAAGGCTCGAAGAGTTCCAACATTTACTGAATGAACTGAAAAATAGTATAGCTACACGGAAAAATAAGTGCCTGATTTACGGGGACTTTAACGCGAAATCAATGATGTGGAACTCAACATCAAATGATTCTAGAGGAGATATTCTTTCTGAATGGGCCTCAGAACTAAACTTAATTTCACTGAACACCGGATGTGAACCTACCTTCCGTAGAGGCCAAAGCTGTTCCATTATCGATATAACATTCGCGGCAACCAATATAGCGCCTTTAGTAACGAACTGGAGAGTGTCTGAAGAGGAAAATCTTACAGACcacaattacatttattttgatatagctATTAAGAAAGATAGCGTAAGAACGAAGATTAAGAGCCGCGGCTGGAGGGTGGATACGACACAAATGGATTACTTCATAAATGAACTGCGAAGCAAATTACCACCAAGAGAACAAACCTTAAAGCCAGAGAGATTAATTGAGAACATCAGCCATGCATGTGATAATACATTCCAACGAAAGGGTATCCCAAGTGACAGGAAAAAACCAGCTTACTGGTGGTCAGCGGAAATCGCGAAACTCGGTAAAAATGCCTTACACGGAAGAGAAATATGA